In the genome of Halodesulfovibrio sp. MK-HDV, the window TATAGCCGCCCTGTTTCCTTGCCCAATCTACTCTTACAAAATACAATACGCTTATTTTACGAGACTTTTTTTCATTTCATCTGTGCGCTCAACCATGCACTTTTTGTTTGTCCATATAATATACCAATATAATTAGTATACTGTGTGGATTTGTTTGTTTTTTTTGCCTATTATCTCGCAACTAATAATTTATTTATGGAACTTGTATGGAGGATGAATAATGAACTCTAGCACCATTACTCTGCACGCCCCCGCAAAAAGCAAGACACAGGGACGTTTGGATTTTTTCCAAATGATTTCCGGCGTCCTGCTTATCCTTTTTTTATGGGCACACATGCTTCTTGTTTCCAGCGTGATCATCAGCCCTAGCCTCATGAACGCTATCGCGTGGTTCTTTGAAGCTACGTACATGGCACAAGTTGGCGGTCCGTTGATCGGTATCCTTATTTTTGCGCATTTTCTGCTTGCTGCACGCAAAATGCCTTGGAAAGTTTCAGAGTCAGACGCATTCATCAAACACAGTATAATGATGAAGCACCGTGACACTTGGATGTGGCTTGCTCAGGTTGCCACCGCTCTTATCATCCTCATTATGGCCAGCATCCACATGTGGGTTGTGCTTACAGACTTGCCAATTACTGCCGTTAAAAGTGCGGCGCGCATTCAGCACGGTGGCTGGCTGCTATTCTATCTAATCCTTCTTCCAATTGCAGAAACCCACGTAGGCATCGGTTTTTACCGCATCGGCGTAAAATACGGGGTCATCACTAAGGAAAATCGCGCTTGGTATAAAAGGAAAGAATACGCGCTCATGGGCGGCTTCATCTTTATCGGTCTGATCACGCTTGTGCGCTTTATGTATCTGCCTCTACACAGTGGCATGTAAGCTAGAAGGAACATACGTATGCAAATTTTCTACACTGACTTATTATGCATTGGCGCAGGACTTGCCGGAGAGCGCGTAGCCGTTGAAGCTGCCAAAGCCGGATTTAACGCAACATGCCTTTCCATTGTTCCTCCACGCCGTTCTCATTCATCCGCGGCTCAGGGCGGAATGCAGGCTGCACTCGGTAACTGCGTTATGGGTGAAGGTGACTCACCGGACATTCATTTTGCAGATACCGTAAAAGGCTCAGACTGGGGCTGCGATCAGGAAGTTGCCCGAATTTTTGCGGACACAGCTCCCATTGTAATGCGTGAAGTAGCGCATTGGGGCGTGCCGTGGAACCGCGTTGAACAAGGTCCAGCCACCTACTACAAAGGCGGCAAACCCTTTGACGCCGTGGAAAGCAAAGAAAAGCACGGTCTCATTCACGCCCGTGCTTTTGGTGGCACCGCTAAATGGCGTACATGCTACACAGCAGACGGCACAGGCCGCTCTGTTCT includes:
- a CDS encoding succinate dehydrogenase/fumarate reductase cytochrome b subunit, whose protein sequence is MNSSTITLHAPAKSKTQGRLDFFQMISGVLLILFLWAHMLLVSSVIISPSLMNAIAWFFEATYMAQVGGPLIGILIFAHFLLAARKMPWKVSESDAFIKHSIMMKHRDTWMWLAQVATALIILIMASIHMWVVLTDLPITAVKSAARIQHGGWLLFYLILLPIAETHVGIGFYRIGVKYGVITKENRAWYKRKEYALMGGFIFIGLITLVRFMYLPLHSGM